The Anoplopoma fimbria isolate UVic2021 breed Golden Eagle Sablefish chromosome 5, Afim_UVic_2022, whole genome shotgun sequence genome contains a region encoding:
- the metrn gene encoding meteorin, which yields MPCYGVWINAIWILFFAIFNAASSSYSEDQCSWRGSGLSQQQGSVEQISLHCSEGTLDWLYPKGALRLTLSPRLPSVAVGPGGSSSGLITACVKPSEQFHGAQLYLERDGVLELLVGDRLETSPPPRVRCFSRLPGERVALYLQATPHQDISRRIATFRYELRGDWTARLSLDSNPISSEEACRPCNNTEILMAVCTSDFVVRGNIRSVVEDDTLRAAVIKVSATRVFRQKYALFTGNSRLIRRGEVRTLLQCGVKPGPGSFLFTGRVHFGEAWLGCAPRYKDFKQAYTMAKAAQQIPCELPVD from the exons atgccTTGTTACGGCGTTTGGATTAACGcaatttggattttatttttcgCCATTTTTAACGCGGCTTCTTCGAGCTATTCTGAAGACCAGTGCAGCTGGAGAGGAAG TGGTTTGTCCCAGCAGCAGGGCAGCGTGGAGCAGATCTCCCTCCACTGCTCTGAGGGCACACTGGACTGGCTTTATCCCAAAGGGGCCCTGCGCCTCACCCTCTCACCCCGCCTGCCCTCTGTGGCGGTGGGGCCCGGCGGCAGCAGCTCGGGCCTCATCACGGCCTGCGTCAAGCCTTCCGAGCAGTTCCACGGAGCCCAGCTGTACCTGGAGCGAGATGGGGTCCTGGAGCTCCTGGTAGGGGACCGCCTGGAGACCTCTCCCCCACCGAGGGTTCGCTGCTTCAGCCGCCTGCCTGGGGAGAGGGTGGCTCTCTACCTGCAGGCTACACCTCATCAGGACATCAGCAGGAGGATCGCCACCTTCCGATATGAGCTGAGAGGGGACTGGACCGCTCGCCTGTCACTGGACTCCAACCCCATCAGCAGTGAAG AGGCCTGCAGACCCTGCAACAACACTGAGATTCTGATGGCGGTTTGCACCAGTGACTTTG TTGTGCGAGGTAACATCAGATCCGTGGTGGAAGACGATACCCTAAGAGCAGCGGTGATCAAGGTCAGCGCCACCCGGGTGTTTCGTCAGAAGTACGCCCTGTTTACGGGCAACAGTCGCCTGATCAGACGGGGTGAGGTCAGGACTCTGCTGCAGTGTGGCGTTAAACCGGGGCCCGGCAGCTTTCTCTTCACAGGCCGGGTCCACTTTGGGGAGGCCTGGTTGGGCTGCGCTCCCCGCTACAAGGACTTCAAGCAGGCTTACACTATGGCCAAAGCAGCCCAGCAGATACCCTGTGAACTGCCTGTTGACTGA
- the stub1 gene encoding E3 ubiquitin-protein ligase CHIP → MAGSPEKSSTAQELKEQGNRLFLCRKYQEAATCYSKAINRNPSVAVYYTNRALCHVKLQQHDKALADCKHALELDSQSVKAHFFLGQCHLELENYDEAIGNLQKAYNLAKEQRLNFGDDIPSALRIAKKKRWNSIEEKRINQENELHAYLTKLIMAEKEREFEEHKEKQDDNQNGGDAAKIASKHDKYLMDMDELFSQVDEKRKKREIPDYLCGKISFELMREPCITPSGITYDRKDIEEHLQRVGHFDPVTRSPLTQDQLIPNLAMKEVIDAFIQENGWVEDY, encoded by the exons ATGGCCGGTAGCCCGGAGAAGAGTTCCACCGCACAGGAGCTCAAGGAGCAGGGGAACCGGCTGTTCCTCTGCCGCAAGTACCAGGAGGCTGCTACATGTTACAGTAAAGCTATT AACCGTAATCCATCAGTGGCAGTGTACTACACAAACAGGGCTCTCTGCcatgtgaagctgcagcagcatgacAAGGCTCTGGCAGATTGTAAGCATGCACTGGAGCTGGACAGCCAGTCAGTAAAGGCCCACTTCTTCTTGGGCCAGTGTCACCTGGAGCTGGAGAACTATGACGAGGCCATCGGTAACCTGCAGAAAG CTTATAACCTGGCAAAAGAACAAAGATTGAATTTTGGAGATGACATCCCCAGCGCCTTGCGCATCGCAAAGAAGAAACGATGGAATAGCATTGAGGAGAAACGCATCAACCAGGAGAATGAGTTACATGCCTATCTGACTAAACTCATCATGGCTGAGAAAGAAAG AGAATTTGaagaacacaaagagaagcaggaCGACAATCAAAATGGAGGCGACGCTGCCAAGATTGCATCAAAACAT GACAAGTATCTAATGGACATGGATGAGCTCTTCTCTCAAGtggatgagaaaagaaaa AAACGGGAGATCCCAGATTACCTGTGTGGTAAGATCAGTTTTGAGCTGATGAGGGAGCCTTGCATCACACCCAGTGGGATCACCTATGATCGCAAGGACATTGAAGAGCACctacag CGAGTCGGTCATTTTGACCCAGTCACCAGGAGTCCTCTGACCCAGGACCAGCTGATCCCCAACCTGGCCATGAAGGAAGTGATTGATGCCTTTATCCAGGAGAACGGCTGGGTGGAGGACTACTAA